TCTGACTCTTTATCTCTGCATACCGCCCGAGCAGCCTATTGGTTGATTCAACGACCCTGCCTTCACAGATTTAAAGGGTACGTTGGTCAAGTCAATAGCGGTAACCACGGCTATGCTTTTATCTCTTACTCTTTTACCGGTTTTActtctttattttctctgttttctcaatactttaaatactttaactaTCTTATCTACTTTTGTTGCTTATTTTcctttcattcacacacacattcactcttccGCGCCAAGATCTCATGCGCTACACCAGACCTAGCCGTTTCCCAGTGATGTTAGTTGTGACTCAATAATGCTCCTGATAATTCAGCCAATTTAGATCTCTTTTAGCAATTCAATTGATTAATTCATCATAACTAGGTTCTTTAGAGGAGGAACAATGTCAAATACCTTTGACCTGGGCGGCTCCAGCACTGCACCCCAGACACACCcggtttaggcagaaaaaagGCTCTGCTTACCTTAGTTTGGTGGCCACCTGTGTGTCCAGCGTACAGCCCAGTGCCCCTGGTCTCCGGCTCCAACACGCCCTTCTCTCTGGCTGGCAAGTCGCCACTTGAAGTGTCAAAGAttcggtgcctggaagtgggcctgtaggctccGACCTTGAACTTCTTGTCTCTTGTTAGTCGTCTTCAAATGTCGATTTGATCTCTTAGGTTCAGCTGGCAAATACTTaaagaaacactggaaacaggcaaggtccgatgcaatcaagtttaatgtgtcaacaggctttaacacatacaacttAGTGAGTCAGACTCCGGAGTGTGACTAAAGAACTGCGTTCAGAACCCtagcttatatgctggtggagatcCAGACGAGTCTCCACTTTTTTTGCTAATACTTCCTACTCGAACCCAATTCTATTGGTGGAGAACTTCTTTGTGTCCAATTCTGATTGGGCCGTTTTTAATGGTGTGATGtagcctggaatttcccaaaatTCCTTCCCTTAGGTTCGGTTCCATTCTCGCTCTATTTcttaaaaatatgtgcattctGGGGACTCTCTATACAGTCCACAATGCGTCTAGTTTCATGCAAGATGTGAATTCCAGGGACTTCTACACGGCCCACAGTGTTTCTAGTTTCATGCAAAATAAAACCTTGGAGTACAATATGTGAGCAAGTGTGTGCTAGTTACAGCACCTGAGTATGTGTTTCATCCTTGGAGTACAATATGTGAGCAAGTGTGTGCTAGTTACAGCACCTGAGTATGTGTTTCATCATTAAACAGGACATGGTGTGTTCTTTCAGTAAATGACCTTGACAACAGATTCAAAGGAGTGAATGATCAAAGGAGTAAATGACCTCGACAGTATCCAATACAGATTCAAAGCTTTTATAATGCCTTGTACATGATTAtatggctcttttttgtttcCCAATCACTTAGATATCTTAACTTTGTTACTTGATTTACTAAGCacaaacttttacactacaCGTTAAACTTGTAAATAACTGTTCGGAATTGTTAGCCGTATCGTAATCGTAAGCACATCCACTTCATGTCCAGTCGCACAACAGCAGTCttatgataaacagagagatcTGGGGGATGAGTGAATCAATATGTTGTGCACAGCTTTACAGTGAAATGACCCtttacccattttaaatggTCTAACTTGCGGTCAAGTTGCGGTGACTGGACAAAATTGCAACGTCACACAGAATTCAGGGGGGTTGCAGGTAAACAGTTTATGTGGAGAACAAATCTCGGAAACCCTCAGCTATCGTCTAATGATTAGCTTTCAGTCGATAGAGATTGGCTGTCTGTTGACTGATTTGTCTGACATGAAACAGTTGTTTCTcggtcaaaataaaaaataaccaaTAAGCGTCAAAGGGGGACTTGATAAGCCAATCAGCAGCACCGTTGCACCTGAACCAATGAGGATTAATTACAAGAATGCCAAGCATGTTGACATCTTGATTTAGAAGAATAGCAGCGTACATCTTGTGAATGTCACCTGACATCATTTCTTTTTATGTTGCTCCgctccactcttaaaacccaggcaacacacacatgttggcATGGCTATGCACGAGTGTGGACTTAACATGACGTTAGATTCAGGCAGATACGTTGGTCTCCAGTGATTGGTTAGAGAAAATCAAATCCCCCTCCCCACGAAAATCCATTAGAGTGGAAACAATTTCAAACAGAAGATGGAAACGGAGTGAAACAGGTTCACATtgctgtctgatatcaggcaacaACACATGGGCAGTTTTGGCAGATGGGGTGGTGTTCTGATGGGCTACTTATTATATAATTGGGCGGGTAAAGGAGTGGCAGCCAGTACAAGTGTAGATAACCAACAGTCAGAACTCTCTGACAGCAGCTCAAAACATAGAAGGCAAGGACACTGCCAGGCTGTAATGACCCACAACAGGGAGACAGTAATTTTTACAGCTCATCAGAACACATCATAGAGAAACACATTATAGTTGTTTTGACCAGCAAAGCTAAACTGGAGCGGCAATTATCTTTTCCAAACATTGAAGTTCCATTGGCTTTCTTATCAGCCGCCACATTTCTTCTTCCTTTCCTGTTGTATTTTGGCACGCCTATCCTGCACCGTCTCCCAAAACAATCATATTGGAAGCCATGTGAGGACAAATAACTGCTAACACAGAATCAGTGTTATGCCTGGTCTCTCCTCAGAGACTGTTTTATAAGGTCAATTTAcccaaactacaaaaaaaagaaaaatattttctgtcatgCCTGGCCAGGTAGAAAGAAACCATCTTATTGACTAAATGCCTTGTCAATAGTTTTCACATAAGAACTATGACGTGATCAGGTGTGTTACCCAGTGCATCATCTCTGCTGATTCAGCCTTTACCTAGAAATGGACTGAGGTTCTTtcatttctctttgtctttctctttcagtATTGCCAACAAAaactatatataatattttgGTTTCTGGAACCCTGTAAGTCTCCATCTGACTCACattagaaagaagaagaaggacacCATTAGTAAATGTGACATCAGCTATCCATGGCTTTAAACAGTATTTACTTCTCCAAGTTTACAATCGGACAGCTGTTACGCATTAAGCAACAAATAGCAATCACCGGTGAGCGAATGCAGCCAGCTGTAGGTTTCTGTTGTGTTAGAAAGTTGATGGACGAGCACGACTTTTTCATGTCCATCTGTGCTAATCACTGCTGAGCGTAttgcatatttgttttattattctgtTACGTCCTGTTCCATTTGCCAGTGTTTGAAAATTGGCTCATATGGTCCCTCTGCATGCATGAAGGCAGAGAATGAAGTGaacttaaagctgcattatTTTCTGTGCAGTTAGTGCACACAgattttctcttatttttgttcttgtccATAATTTATTCCTATTTTGTTAACACCCATTGATTTCCAGGATTTATCATGTTGTCTTATTTTTGCTCCTCTCTTAGGTAAGGGGAAATCATCTTAACATCTCATTTTCACAGTCCACAAATTCTTGTCAAATGTGAGGAAACATAAGTTTCACATCTGAGAAACATTTCAGGAGTAATTACAATGATTGGATTTCTAAATTTCAGGCCTATAGAAATACTATTATGCTTGGTCCATCGAACCCAATTACTGTAATTCAGTTATTCTGCATCACTTTGCTGCCAGGAGTGGAATATAATTTagaacatttactcaagtagtgtactaaagtacaaatttgatgtacttttacttttaagtaTTTTGATCTCATGCCACTTTCTACCTCTACTCCACCACACTTCAAAGGGAATATTGTACTCTTCACTCAGCTCCAGTTATTTGAAACCTTAAGTTCCTAGTTCCTTTACAAATTAAGACTTTTGCACGTACaccatttcaatcaggagagactcatttttatagtgaaaagaatatttattagcATGTGCATAtgacagaaaaatgtgaaaagtctttggtgattagaGATGGAATGATTTAAGGaaggtgatgaatccatagtcgaatagggaaccccccggggtctagacgctggtggtgttGGTAGAGGTGGTAAAGAGGGGATGAGAAGAGGAtgtggagaagatggagaagtgctgatgagtagaggaatgagcctttgttgagcttgtcctggactctaGATACAatggctggaggtgaatggaGTGGAGCAGGGCACAACGAGTCTGCCTGAAATGAtgaaggaggagagagcagatttaaaattttgcagtggcgtcctgattggctgagagagatCATGGTGAAGTTTACCATAgacagctgattagaggaagcagtgggagtgagaTGGAGAGAACTGTGAAAGGATCAgttgattgattaaaaaatgaattggcaactattttgataatcatcataatcaagtcatttttcatgcaaaaacattgcatggttccagcttctcaaatatgagaacttgctgcttttccttttatTAATTAGGTTAATTATTAGTTTCTGCATGAGCACATTTACTAACTTAATACATTTTCCTCATTGTACTTACACACTTTTACTTAATTAATATCTTAATgctttacttgtaacagagtatttttacagtgtcgAGTTAGTACTTTTACTAAAGTCAAGGATCTAAATActtcctccatcactgctgctgacacAAGATATACAGCATCATAAAGAGTTTTGTCATTGCTGCGTTTTGATTTCCCTGGAGCACCGGTACTGACACTGTGGTGAATCATTAAGTAAATCAGTAATTTGGTTAAGTTTATATTACACTGTTTGGATGTCACCACTGCTGAAGGTATTCTTCTTACAGCCTGTGTTTGGTGGCATCTCTCCAGTTCTTTGATATGTGCTAAAGTATTTGTGCAAACCACGCCTTATTTAGTGTTTAGTGGGTGTTACCAGTTCTAATACTTTACTAATGATCCAGTGGGATGACTCATTCAGCAGACCTGGGTGAGAGCAGCTTTGGATGGTTAAGAATGTTTGATAAATCTGGAGTTGATTTCTCTTAGTTTTTCTCTTAACAGAAAACtaattgaaaataaaacagaaaaaataagagAATGCTCGGCCCAGTGTGATAATCAGAGCTTGTACACtaaaaacagctgcctgttgcAGCTGGAGACAAGGGTGATAGGGGTGGAGTCGTGGTAGTCCAGAAAACCAGTTGAGCAGCTGTGAATGACAGCGTGGAACGTTTCAGATTTGACACAGTCACTTGATACTATACTActataaacataaaaacaatgcTGCCACACTGTAAGCACAGCAGTCATCATGTGTGGTACTGGAAAGTCTCAAGAGGTCAGGTTTCTGTGCCAAAACTTGTCCCCTATTGCTAAAGGAATGGCCTTTTACCTTCAGCCTCACCTAACATGAACCCACGATTAGGTTATCATGTGGTGAGCTCAACTAAAGTTTACAAAACAAAGCAGGAAATCAGATTCCTCAGTTACCGCTGAGGATGATAATTGACAGGCTCACACGCAGCTATGAGTGCACTGATTTTAACAGACTGTGATTTAATGCAGAACAAGTCTGACGTTCCACCTACAACTTGACAGTCTAGTCAGTCACTGCTGGAGGACATACACAcctgttattattatcagtagATGATCTGCACCACAGTGGCGTTAATGTTACAGATAGCTGTACCGCACACACACTATTTGGCCTGCACTCCCTGTCCCCCAGTGGCGCTCTGAGAAATTTTAgaggtggccagatggggccattGAAAATCTTGGAGtagcacaccaaaaccaaaagccttTACTGGATTTCAGGAATTATGttatgctgttgaagtataGGCCACGGGCTAGGTGAAACCTAAGTGAGTATGGAGAGATAAGGAATTGCATAAGTTACTGATGATGGGACCTGACCTCATAACAAGTCTCCAGTTAGTGGGAAGTATCAAAGTGGCTATCAgacataattaataattattaatgttaaataatgtgacttacaTCAAATCACCTCTTGAGGCACCATTcctttaaagggaaaaatgatagccagttaatgATATCAGTCTCATGAAGTTCACTAAACTATCAATTTGGAACTCTGATTGATAGTTACACAGAGAGCTGAGAACAGTTTCAAGGTCACCTGTTGATTGTCATGTGTTGTATGGATGTGTTTTGTTATCAGGTGTAAACAATTTTTTGCTCTCATCCACTCTGCTAGGGATTGGAAAGTTCATTGCCTTGGACTTTGCACACCGTGGGGCTCGTGTTATCCTGGCTTGTCGAAGCGAGGCCCGGGGAAAAGCAGCACTTCAAGAAATCAGAGAGAAAACAGGAAATTCCGACGTCCACCTGCGTCTGGTGGACGTGTCCTCCCTGGACTCTGTCAGGGAATTTGCGAAGAGGATTCTTGAAGAGGAGAAAGCTCTCCATATCCTTGTTAACAATGCTGGAGTATCAGGtaacaacatgaacacaacCGAGAATATTATAACCTACAAGTGTTCAGCATGAAGAGTAGAAGTGTAAAAgtataaatgtgtttgtgtttgtgtttgtgaatatgTATGTGTACATTTGTAATCAAGTGTGTACAATCCCATTACAGGGTTACCCAGACAGATAACCAAAGATGGGTTTGATACCACTTTTGCCACCAATGTCCTGGGACCGTTTCTCCTCACAGCCCTGCTGCTGGGTAAGACTCTGCAGTCTCGTTTTAGTACAGCAGGTATACTGTGGACTTCTGTGGAGTATTtgtctttcattttctctctccgcttctcactctctctctctctttctccctttccCTGCTCTGCATATCTCTGATTTACTCCAGACCTAATAAAGCGTTCAGCTCCGGCACGCATTGTCACCGTCTCCTCAGTCAACCATAAGAAGGGTCATGTGGACTTCTCTCACTTCCATGGCGAGAACCTCACATATTACATGGATATTGCCTATAACCACACTAAGCTGCACAATGTCATCCTTACCAGCGAGCAAGCACGCAGGCTAGAAGGGACAGGTAGGCTAAAATCATGATTTTTATGATTACCACTTATCAATATAGCAAATGCATGGTATTTCCTGTTGAATAAGAGCTGCAGAGAGTCAAATCAATTTCTTCTAATATCACAAATTTGCCAAGGCgtagattttttgggggggagggggaggcACAGGGGACAATATCACATGCGCATTTGTCCCTACCAACAGAGACGTGAAAGTAGCAGGCACCCTGTTGCTTAGTGGGAGCAGGCGTCCCATATATGAAGGCAAGTCACCCCCTCTTTCTGCCCCTTTAACGCTTACACTTTCCTAtctaataaagacaaaaaagcccccaaaaaatcgtttaaaaaaaaattttgacGAACTGCTGGAACGCAACTCACAGAtataacaaaacaaagcaatggTTGCAGTCTGCCAGAaaacagacagaggaagaagCAGCTATGCATGATCTAAACAGGAAATACCAGGACTTCGCCACAATAAATTAATGCAAAAGGCACAAACTGGTGCAGAAAATCCACCAGAATGCTCCCAGACCGTCCACTTAATATGTGTTTCcccaaatgttgaaacaaaacctacagcctttcaaatttgcctcaaggggCTTTACAGTCTGTACAGCATACGACAGCCTCTGTCTTAGGACCCTTgtttcagattttctttttaaatcccCAAAAAACCTTTGACGTGGAAAACATGGAAGAACCTCAGGAAGAGCTGATGGTTGATGGTCCAGTACAGAGAAGCCTTGACATTACCCAtcggtttgtggactcctgtttcgAAGCCccaagttcagcatttcagatgtcaccatcttgtatttttggagcctgaagtgaccatatttggatagGAGGGAGGAgttgtggaggagcgaggggtggactAGACTGACTGTAGCGACGCCTCGCAGACAGCGTGTCACTCAAGCTACCCCagccttaattatgcataactttaagccttaaagggccagtgtgtaggatttagggggctaTATAGGGGAAATGCTATGGGCTataatgtgttttcctttgtgtataatcaccttaaaataagaattagcgtgttttcattaccttcaAATGAGTCGATATAtgtacatagggagtgggtacTTCATTATGAAATCGCCaagttgcactgccatgtttctagcccagaatggacagacCGAGTACTGGCTGTAGATAGGGCCAATCACGTTTTGCTTTTGTCATGTCGCCCACCGTAGTTTGAAGCCTGTCTGCAACAAGAGCATTGAAGAAACACTAATTTGCAACATGAAAATTCTCCATTCAgcgtttttaccagttttaatcacctgttctgt
This region of Epinephelus fuscoguttatus linkage group LG1, E.fuscoguttatus.final_Chr_v1 genomic DNA includes:
- the zgc:64106 gene encoding retinol dehydrogenase 12, coding for MFLLDILCHPVWAFTTALLALVVRFQRRGRWDPRACTVRLTGKTAIVTGANTGIGKFIALDFAHRGARVILACRSEARGKAALQEIREKTGNSDVHLRLVDVSSLDSVREFAKRILEEEKALHILVNNAGVSGLPRQITKDGFDTTFATNVLGPFLLTALLLDLIKRSAPARIVTVSSVNHKKGHVDFSHFHGENLTYYMDIAYNHTKLHNVILTSEQARRLEGTGVTANSVHPGVVMTEVIRHYPCIIRCIFNLIGIFFFKSPEEGAVSSIYCAVAEEMEGVTGKYCDSDCYLVLPAPLARDAALAVKDFEVCERLTSKL